Genomic window (Ferviditalea candida):
AATCGATTCTGGCATATTATTTAGTATAGCTATATAATTTAACTAAGGCGCGGTGAAAGGAGGGTTTCGATGGAAAATCAGGAAGTGCTTGAACAATTCATCGCTTATCTTCAGAACCTTAATCGCTTTATGCGGGCCAGCGCTTTCGACGCCGATACGCATCAGATTACCCGTGTCCAGTGGCTGCTGCTCCGCCATCTGCATCGCAAGGGCACGACCTCCATCGGACATTTGGCCAAGCATTTGGATGTGCGGCCTAGCACCATGTCGCAGATGATTGACCGTCTGGAAAAAACGGACCTCGTTTGCAGGAAAACGGATCTTCAAGACGCCCGGTTCAAAAAAGTGAGATTGACCTCCAAGGGACTCTCCATGATCCGACAGGTTGAATCGCTGTGGCTGGAGGCGCTGTCGAATCCGTTCGGGCATTTGTCCACGGAGGAGAAGCACGCGCTGCTGCATTTACTGGCAAAGCTGAATGATAATTTACCGAAAAGAGGAGGATTCGAATGAATGAAATTGCCGTTCGCGTTAATCAATTGTCCAAGCGCTTCGGCGATCTTCAGGCCGTCAATAACGCCAGTTTCAACGTCTTCCGGGGAGAATGCTTCGGATTGTTGGGTCCCAATGGAGCCGGGAAATCGACAACCATCAAAATGATGACGACCCTGCTTACCCCGGACGGCGGGACGATCGAGATCGGCGGATATTCCTGCGCCCGGCAGCCCTCACGGGTCCGGGAAATCATCGGATATGTCCCTCAGGCGATCTCCGTGGATGGTGTGCTGACCGGCTATGAGAACCTGCTGATTTTCGCCAAGCTGTTCGGACTGTCCAAACCGGGACGCAACGCCCGGATCGCTGAGATCCTTCACATGCTTGACCTTGAGGAAGCGGCCGGTCGGCAGGTGAAGACCTATTCCGGGGGGATGATCCGGCGTTTGGAAATCGGGCAGGCGATCCTGCACCGGCCGCAGGTGCTGTTCCTTGACGAGCCGACCGTAGGCTTGGATCCGGTCGCCCGGAAATCGGTGTGGAACCATATCGAACAATTAAGGCGGCAATTCGAGATAACCGTTATTCTGACCACACATTACATGGATGAAGCGGAATCGATGTGCTCAACCATCGCCATCATGAGCAAGGGGGAAATAGCCGCCATCGGAACGCCGGAACAGCTGCGCGGCCAAATGGGGAATCCTGAAGCAAGCATGGATGAGGTCTTTACTTATTTTGCAGGCAAATTCGATCATCTGCAAGGAGGGATGAAGGATGTCTCTCGAAGCCGCCGCACCGCCAAACGGCTCGGTTAAAAGACGAAATCCGGCGCTCTTGTATCTGCGTCATGTCGCCACGATCATTGAACTGGAATCGCGAAAGCTGCGCAAGGACCCGGTGGAACTGCTGATGCGCGGCATTCAACCAGCACTGTGGCTGCTAATCTTCGGGCAAGCCTTCAGCCGAATCCGCGGCGTTCCGACGAACGGGTCGGACTACATGCAGTTTCTCACCCCGGGTATCCTGGCCCAATCGGTCACCTTCATTTCGATCTTTTATGGAATCTCGATCATTTGGGAGAAGGATATGGGCTTGCTGCAAAAATTTCTGTCGACCCCCATCCGCAGATCGGCCTTGATCCTGGGCAAAATGCTTTCCGCCTCCATGCGTTCGATCGGCCAGGCGGCAATGATCCTGCTGCTCGCCCTGCTGATCGGCGTGCGCTTGGATTGGAGCATTCCGCATTTGGCGGGCATGCTGATTTCCGTGATTCTCGGCGCCGCATTTTTCGCCGGGCTGTCAATGGTGCTCGCCTCCTTGGTGCGGACAAGGGAACGTATGATGGGAATCGGACAACTGATCACCATGCCGCTCTTCTTCGCATCCAACGCCCTTTATCCGATTTCGATCATGCCGGCCTGGTTGAAGGTCTTCGCCTCAGTCAATCCGATGAGTTACCTGGTCGACAGCTTGAGAGGCTTGCTTCTTGTATCCTATCAAGCGAATTTGCCGCTCGACTGGGGAGTGCTGCTGCTCGCATCCGGTTTGATGCTGGGGATTTGCACGTTTTTGTATCCGAGAA
Coding sequences:
- a CDS encoding ABC transporter permease; translated protein: MSLEAAAPPNGSVKRRNPALLYLRHVATIIELESRKLRKDPVELLMRGIQPALWLLIFGQAFSRIRGVPTNGSDYMQFLTPGILAQSVTFISIFYGISIIWEKDMGLLQKFLSTPIRRSALILGKMLSASMRSIGQAAMILLLALLIGVRLDWSIPHLAGMLISVILGAAFFAGLSMVLASLVRTRERMMGIGQLITMPLFFASNALYPISIMPAWLKVFASVNPMSYLVDSLRGLLLVSYQANLPLDWGVLLLASGLMLGICTFLYPRIAD
- a CDS encoding ABC transporter ATP-binding protein, which gives rise to MNEIAVRVNQLSKRFGDLQAVNNASFNVFRGECFGLLGPNGAGKSTTIKMMTTLLTPDGGTIEIGGYSCARQPSRVREIIGYVPQAISVDGVLTGYENLLIFAKLFGLSKPGRNARIAEILHMLDLEEAAGRQVKTYSGGMIRRLEIGQAILHRPQVLFLDEPTVGLDPVARKSVWNHIEQLRRQFEITVILTTHYMDEAESMCSTIAIMSKGEIAAIGTPEQLRGQMGNPEASMDEVFTYFAGKFDHLQGGMKDVSRSRRTAKRLG
- a CDS encoding MarR family winged helix-turn-helix transcriptional regulator, which codes for MENQEVLEQFIAYLQNLNRFMRASAFDADTHQITRVQWLLLRHLHRKGTTSIGHLAKHLDVRPSTMSQMIDRLEKTDLVCRKTDLQDARFKKVRLTSKGLSMIRQVESLWLEALSNPFGHLSTEEKHALLHLLAKLNDNLPKRGGFE